The Streptomyces sp. NBC_00224 genome has a window encoding:
- a CDS encoding C40 family peptidase produces MTRSGRRVRRWRCLLALLVFAATCCAAPVSNAISAYVTLRTRAQDDGGLVEGGSAADIPARMLTAYKNAAEHVGAYVPKCRGMRWPVLAGISKVESNHAVGRTIAANGDIRPRIYGVLLNGSGQGGNTTTVTDTDGGKWDGTSQGERAVGPFQFLPSTWESTGKDANDDGIADPHNADDAALGAALYLCGNGRDLAQRSQLEAAIWQYNHSTAYVAEVLGWIDQYTAAAAAGPATNHLTGTVRTVIQAALAQKGVPYSWGGGDASGPTYGICCTPSGKSGTSIKGFDCSGLTAYAYAKAGVRLPRTAAEQAGVGKRIPAGLGTSALRPGDLTFYAYAPGRDATIYHVGIYVGGGQMVNAARPGTVVRLDAVTAMSGYAGGARLL; encoded by the coding sequence ATGACGCGTTCTGGACGCCGCGTCCGGCGGTGGAGATGCCTGCTGGCGCTGCTGGTGTTCGCCGCCACGTGCTGCGCGGCCCCCGTATCCAACGCGATCAGCGCATACGTAACGCTCAGAACACGGGCGCAGGACGACGGTGGCCTCGTTGAGGGCGGCAGCGCGGCGGACATCCCGGCCCGGATGCTCACCGCCTACAAGAACGCTGCCGAGCACGTCGGCGCGTACGTACCGAAGTGCCGGGGGATGCGCTGGCCCGTCCTGGCGGGGATCTCGAAGGTCGAGTCCAACCACGCCGTCGGCCGGACCATCGCCGCCAACGGCGACATCCGCCCCCGGATCTATGGGGTCTTGCTCAACGGCTCCGGGCAGGGCGGCAACACCACGACAGTTACCGACACCGACGGCGGCAAGTGGGACGGCACCTCTCAAGGTGAACGTGCGGTCGGTCCTTTCCAGTTCCTGCCCTCCACTTGGGAGTCGACAGGCAAGGACGCCAACGATGACGGAATAGCCGATCCGCACAACGCGGACGACGCCGCCCTCGGCGCCGCTCTCTACCTCTGTGGGAACGGCCGTGATCTGGCGCAGCGTTCACAGCTCGAAGCGGCGATCTGGCAGTACAACCACTCCACCGCGTACGTGGCGGAGGTGCTGGGCTGGATCGACCAGTACACGGCGGCGGCCGCCGCCGGCCCGGCGACGAACCACTTGACCGGCACGGTCCGCACCGTCATCCAGGCCGCCCTCGCCCAGAAGGGGGTGCCGTACTCCTGGGGCGGCGGCGATGCCAGCGGCCCCACCTACGGGATCTGCTGCACCCCCAGCGGCAAGAGCGGCACCAGCATTAAGGGCTTCGACTGCTCCGGGCTCACCGCGTACGCGTACGCCAAGGCCGGGGTGCGCCTGCCGCGCACCGCAGCCGAACAGGCTGGGGTGGGAAAGCGGATCCCGGCCGGCCTCGGCACCAGCGCTCTGCGCCCCGGGGACCTGACCTTCTACGCCTACGCTCCCGGGCGCGACGCGACGATCTACCACGTCGGGATCTATGTGGGCGGCGGGCAGATGGTCAACGCCGCCCGCCCAGGGACTGTCGTGCGCCTCGACGCCGTCACCGCCATGTCCGGCTACGCGGGGGGAGCCAGGCTGCTGTGA
- a CDS encoding ATP-binding protein, which produces MRVPIRHIAGHLVWSTQGSVWALYRLRPGPDTQGQHAESVQGTYVPAAVRDEQLAHVTHLVRSLSGSPRLFGLCAQVDPGEVAHKMIEGIEPSGQGPDAGPHPWVETIEATLDLLDQEEMHRRTLWLAVPLRTDAARLQVSAQLGAVWAEISPKLGLRPVPVARREVMAYREQASRVESALAGGIALRPARPAEVVWMIQHALHRGLPEPLLAEAESSDLCNGQIRDGVLRSPSYADLGQVRLHEGGIDPVLDDASKLTNAGGQVTRSGRGSWWRLKTSSPLRRRWLQVESETGVGYQAHLALAECPPAVSQGAADLFAQLESLDFPIDYTVDLTLVSAEKARQQVRRKKTELIDQAEQYDVRPTGMPASLPDAARDLGELDARLSRTSVEVEVQSVTVLSVWGPTAAVCDARARALAALLGGADYRAVRPAGLQEALFTLGLPGTARPGLVREFTQHQVSEDWALNGALTVSEVGDPNGMFLGIDLDCGTTRPVMINVADAPKVDASASMGIVGDLGAGKSVLQKLIAEAVWARGGCAICIDRTPVREWATFARTATDGRAQIIDAAEAEVSIDPLRIFGGPEGRHYALSYLTLQLGIGPMSTSGEVLHHAVEQAAASDTPCMQQVVGVLEQMATTGSGKRQDAAATLAGLIRVVATNPLARMVFDPTLAPVRLDASSTTDMIVITTAGLTLPPKAAFDKPEVLHQQPLEALIGRAVLYLIAALARQTAFADPDRFTAVVLDELYWLTSSAEGTALVHEILHDGRKHGAGLLGASHDALELGPDRGLMAYRALARTADRERARRGLEFVGLDPNDDALLRLVTTGLSPVGHQGREGEFLLACPRQNTGRVKAVIPRIARITSSITTTPGDHRPGPAAPSTPQPPDPQATGPHPKAAFQ; this is translated from the coding sequence GTGAGGGTGCCGATCCGTCACATCGCCGGGCACCTGGTGTGGTCGACACAGGGCAGCGTCTGGGCCCTCTACCGCCTGCGCCCCGGTCCCGACACGCAAGGCCAGCACGCCGAGAGCGTCCAGGGCACCTACGTTCCCGCCGCGGTCCGCGACGAACAGCTGGCCCACGTCACCCACTTGGTCCGCTCGCTGTCCGGCAGCCCGCGTCTGTTCGGGCTGTGCGCTCAGGTGGACCCGGGGGAGGTCGCCCACAAGATGATCGAGGGCATCGAACCCTCCGGGCAAGGCCCCGATGCCGGGCCGCATCCGTGGGTGGAGACCATCGAGGCCACGCTGGACCTGCTGGACCAGGAGGAGATGCACCGCCGCACCCTGTGGCTGGCCGTGCCCCTGCGCACCGACGCCGCCCGGCTGCAGGTGTCGGCGCAGCTGGGCGCGGTGTGGGCGGAGATTTCTCCGAAGCTGGGCCTGCGCCCGGTGCCGGTGGCGCGGCGCGAGGTGATGGCGTATCGCGAGCAGGCCTCCCGGGTGGAGTCAGCGCTCGCCGGTGGGATCGCGTTGCGTCCGGCCCGTCCGGCGGAGGTCGTGTGGATGATCCAGCACGCCCTGCACCGCGGCCTGCCGGAGCCGCTGCTGGCCGAGGCCGAGAGCAGCGATCTGTGCAACGGGCAGATCCGCGATGGCGTGCTGCGGTCGCCCAGTTATGCCGACCTTGGCCAGGTCCGCCTGCACGAGGGCGGCATCGACCCGGTGCTCGACGACGCCAGCAAGCTCACGAACGCGGGCGGCCAGGTCACCCGCTCTGGCCGTGGGTCCTGGTGGCGGCTGAAGACGAGTTCGCCGCTGAGGCGGCGGTGGCTGCAGGTCGAGTCCGAGACGGGGGTGGGCTATCAGGCGCACCTCGCGCTGGCCGAGTGCCCGCCCGCGGTCAGCCAGGGTGCCGCGGATCTGTTCGCCCAGCTGGAGAGCCTCGACTTCCCTATCGACTACACCGTCGACCTCACGCTCGTGTCCGCGGAGAAGGCGCGTCAGCAGGTGCGCCGTAAGAAGACGGAGTTGATCGACCAGGCCGAGCAGTACGACGTCCGCCCGACCGGCATGCCCGCTTCCCTGCCGGATGCGGCCCGCGACCTGGGTGAGCTCGATGCGCGTCTGTCCCGCACGTCGGTCGAGGTGGAGGTGCAGTCGGTCACCGTGCTGAGCGTGTGGGGGCCCACCGCCGCCGTCTGCGACGCCCGCGCGCGAGCCCTGGCTGCCCTGCTCGGGGGTGCCGACTACCGGGCCGTGCGCCCAGCCGGCCTGCAAGAAGCCCTGTTCACGCTCGGCCTGCCGGGCACCGCCCGGCCGGGCCTGGTACGGGAGTTCACCCAGCACCAGGTCTCGGAGGACTGGGCCTTGAACGGGGCCCTCACTGTGAGCGAGGTCGGCGACCCGAACGGGATGTTCCTCGGCATCGACCTGGACTGCGGCACCACCCGCCCCGTCATGATCAATGTGGCGGATGCGCCCAAGGTCGACGCGTCCGCCTCGATGGGCATCGTCGGGGACCTGGGCGCGGGCAAGTCCGTGCTGCAGAAACTGATCGCGGAGGCGGTGTGGGCGCGCGGTGGCTGCGCCATCTGCATCGACCGCACCCCCGTACGCGAGTGGGCTACCTTCGCGCGCACCGCCACCGACGGCCGTGCCCAGATCATCGACGCCGCCGAAGCAGAGGTGTCCATCGACCCGCTGCGGATCTTCGGCGGGCCCGAGGGCCGCCACTACGCCTTGTCCTACCTCACTCTCCAGCTCGGCATCGGTCCCATGAGCACCAGCGGTGAAGTCCTCCACCACGCCGTCGAGCAGGCCGCCGCCAGCGACACCCCCTGCATGCAGCAGGTCGTGGGCGTCCTGGAACAGATGGCCACCACGGGGTCCGGTAAGCGGCAGGACGCGGCCGCCACGCTCGCCGGGCTGATCCGGGTCGTCGCCACCAACCCGCTGGCGCGGATGGTCTTCGATCCGACGTTGGCGCCGGTGCGCCTGGACGCGTCCAGCACCACCGACATGATCGTGATCACTACGGCCGGTCTGACGCTTCCCCCCAAGGCGGCGTTCGACAAGCCCGAGGTTCTGCACCAGCAGCCGCTGGAGGCGCTGATCGGCCGCGCGGTGCTCTACCTGATCGCAGCCCTCGCCCGCCAGACCGCGTTCGCGGACCCTGATCGGTTCACCGCGGTGGTGCTGGACGAGCTGTACTGGCTCACCTCCTCCGCCGAAGGCACCGCCCTGGTGCACGAGATCCTCCACGACGGCCGCAAACACGGCGCCGGCCTGCTCGGCGCCTCCCACGACGCCCTCGAACTGGGCCCCGACCGTGGCCTGATGGCCTACCGGGCTCTCGCCCGCACCGCGGATCGCGAGCGGGCCCGCCGGGGCCTCGAGTTCGTTGGGCTCGACCCCAACGACGATGCGCTGCTGCGGCTGGTCACCACCGGCCTGTCCCCCGTCGGCCATCAGGGCCGCGAAGGCGAGTTCCTGCTGGCCTGCCCAAGGCAGAACACCGGCCGCGTCAAAGCCGTCATTCCCCGCATCGCCCGCATCACCTCCTCCATCACCACCACACCCGGCGACCACCGCCCGGGGCCTGCCGCGCCGTCAACGCCGCAGCCACCCGACCCCCAGGCGACCGGCCCCCATCCGAAGGCGGCCTTCCAATGA
- a CDS encoding group II intron maturase-specific domain-containing protein, with the protein MEAGAPKAALETAREILSGLGLQLHPDKTQVIDLREGREGFDFLGCHFRARMSGKLWEQKRVRRYYLHRWPSQRAMKRIREKVRDRTGRNRCGTDIRDVIADINPVLRGWGGYFRTGNAATKFRQVDAYVEKRLLGLMVKKRGRNLRAGQIRQWTGDWFRGHGLYRLRGTVRYPKTA; encoded by the coding sequence ATGGAGGCAGGCGCCCCCAAGGCGGCGCTGGAGACGGCCCGCGAGATCTTAAGCGGTCTCGGACTGCAACTGCATCCGGACAAGACCCAGGTGATCGATCTCAGGGAGGGCCGGGAAGGTTTCGACTTCCTCGGATGTCATTTTCGCGCCCGCATGTCGGGAAAGCTGTGGGAGCAGAAGCGTGTTCGGCGCTACTACCTGCACCGATGGCCGTCCCAGCGGGCGATGAAACGCATCCGGGAGAAGGTCCGGGACCGAACCGGCCGCAACCGATGCGGGACGGACATCCGTGACGTGATCGCGGACATCAACCCCGTCCTGCGCGGCTGGGGCGGCTACTTCCGGACCGGCAACGCAGCCACCAAGTTCCGCCAGGTTGACGCCTACGTGGAGAAGCGGCTTCTCGGCCTGATGGTCAAGAAGAGAGGTCGCAACCTCCGCGCCGGACAGATCAGGCAATGGACTGGGGACTGGTTCCGCGGGCATGGGCTGTACCGCCTTCGCGGCACGGTCCGATACCCGAAGACCGCGTAA
- a CDS encoding ATP/GTP-binding protein, producing MDTAAPYVTGPAGEAASAPFLGLVLGVVHAVGWVITYWWVVAAAAISLWVAGEVVVRRLARKASAQRMALELVPSRHFDPGIEEIFRRGVQLARASTSMPWWAPRRSKTVQIRLRADGSSPLRYRIEGPAGGERLLSITPFGPGVTVNRAGSLTDKPRTHVVRAEFILRGRPTAPLREVPLSPDPLQPLVDAVSDLRADLGDLAEIRLDIQRAPKTSLRARRLQLMTQARRMERREAQRAARWIRQDALGIEDSLAWQVQQLVTGKNSGGGRRLVMPPVPRRIDPADALGKLADDDHLVRVQLLVMCASHTKGRAEARLAQLQAALDVFGGGSRWAMRGLRVGPWRIGADRWPSRRAFERRWNLGHCQPPRANWVQLDELTGLLKPPTVHCRLPLLAGDLPTFAHGNPDLLLQGIYRGPDGRRRLVATYARETLFEVGVGKAGGGKTERALAQAIGWAHAGGGLMFVDPHRDSWPRALPFLAHDHLMERIALIDLNAHGPTPQISCWNPIGMHQGQVAHEVVEATADAYASVLGWDDATAPRALTIFTAALAVLVAVNEAACHAGKPEDQATIFHTRSLLTDPAFRAAALTAVEGCLDEETRSWWHTVFPTLPADAFAVVLNPIARLAANPVTRAFLGQPAGVYNIRAAMDTKMIVWVCPGGNGPTDRLITALLARDLLRAVRSRRDTPEDQRVPFRSYFDELITLTGAAPETIAAMFEDFRKYRVHVHGMTQLLGRLPMPVKLSLVQNASTLASTAGSQSAITPITAEWGDHPSPEVVASLDRFEHYMSLTVEGRRVGPVRITGPHLDDVFADYARPHEAAAVERAAQAAAGAAPLPQLTDRAEKQLTRVTRFVTRHAAATGPRTRPGKKKRYQP from the coding sequence GTGGATACCGCGGCCCCGTACGTGACCGGACCGGCAGGCGAGGCGGCGTCCGCGCCGTTCCTCGGGCTCGTGCTGGGCGTCGTGCATGCCGTGGGCTGGGTGATCACTTATTGGTGGGTGGTGGCCGCGGCCGCCATCAGCCTGTGGGTGGCGGGTGAGGTGGTGGTGCGCCGTCTGGCGCGTAAGGCCTCGGCGCAGCGGATGGCGCTGGAGCTCGTGCCGTCGCGGCATTTCGATCCTGGTATCGAGGAGATTTTCCGCCGGGGTGTCCAGCTCGCCCGGGCCTCGACCTCCATGCCGTGGTGGGCGCCGCGGCGCTCAAAGACGGTGCAGATCCGGCTGCGCGCAGACGGCTCCAGCCCGCTGCGCTACCGGATCGAAGGACCGGCAGGCGGTGAACGCCTGTTGTCGATCACCCCGTTCGGCCCCGGGGTGACAGTGAACAGGGCCGGCTCGCTGACGGACAAGCCGCGCACCCATGTGGTGCGGGCGGAGTTCATCCTGCGCGGCAGGCCCACCGCGCCGCTGCGCGAAGTACCCCTCTCCCCCGACCCGCTCCAGCCGCTCGTCGATGCTGTGTCCGACCTGCGGGCCGACCTGGGTGACCTGGCCGAGATACGGCTCGACATCCAGCGCGCCCCCAAAACGTCGCTGCGCGCGCGACGTCTGCAACTGATGACGCAGGCGCGCCGCATGGAACGGCGCGAGGCCCAGCGGGCCGCCCGGTGGATACGGCAGGACGCCTTGGGGATCGAGGACTCGCTGGCCTGGCAGGTGCAGCAGCTGGTGACCGGAAAGAACAGCGGTGGCGGGCGGCGGCTGGTGATGCCGCCGGTCCCCCGCCGCATCGATCCGGCCGACGCGCTGGGCAAACTCGCCGACGACGACCACCTGGTGCGGGTGCAGTTGCTGGTGATGTGCGCCTCCCACACCAAAGGCCGGGCCGAGGCCCGGCTCGCTCAGCTCCAGGCGGCGCTGGATGTGTTCGGCGGCGGGTCACGGTGGGCGATGCGCGGGCTGCGGGTGGGTCCCTGGCGGATCGGCGCGGACCGCTGGCCCAGCCGCCGCGCCTTCGAACGCCGCTGGAATCTGGGGCACTGCCAGCCGCCGCGCGCCAACTGGGTCCAGCTGGACGAACTGACCGGTCTGCTCAAGCCTCCCACCGTGCACTGCCGCCTGCCCCTACTGGCCGGCGACCTGCCGACCTTCGCACACGGCAATCCCGACCTGCTGTTGCAGGGGATCTACCGCGGGCCGGACGGCCGCCGTCGCCTGGTCGCCACCTACGCGCGCGAGACGCTCTTCGAGGTCGGCGTCGGCAAAGCAGGCGGCGGCAAGACCGAACGCGCCTTGGCCCAGGCCATCGGCTGGGCCCACGCCGGCGGCGGACTCATGTTCGTCGACCCCCACCGCGACTCGTGGCCGCGCGCGCTGCCCTTCTTGGCCCACGACCATCTGATGGAACGGATCGCGCTCATCGACCTCAACGCACACGGGCCGACTCCGCAGATCAGCTGCTGGAACCCGATCGGCATGCACCAGGGACAGGTCGCCCACGAGGTCGTCGAAGCGACCGCCGACGCGTACGCGTCCGTGCTGGGCTGGGACGATGCCACAGCACCGCGGGCACTGACCATCTTCACCGCGGCACTGGCGGTGCTGGTGGCCGTCAACGAGGCCGCCTGCCACGCCGGGAAGCCCGAGGACCAGGCCACGATCTTCCACACCCGCTCCCTGCTCACCGACCCCGCCTTCCGTGCCGCAGCCCTCACGGCGGTGGAGGGGTGCCTGGACGAGGAGACCCGCTCCTGGTGGCACACGGTGTTCCCCACGCTTCCCGCCGACGCGTTCGCCGTGGTCCTCAACCCGATCGCCCGCCTCGCCGCGAACCCGGTGACCCGCGCCTTCCTCGGACAGCCCGCCGGCGTCTACAACATCCGCGCCGCCATGGACACGAAGATGATCGTGTGGGTGTGCCCGGGCGGCAACGGGCCCACCGACCGGCTCATCACCGCGCTCCTCGCCCGCGACCTGTTGCGCGCCGTCCGCTCGCGCCGCGACACCCCCGAAGACCAGCGGGTGCCGTTCCGCTCCTACTTCGACGAACTGATCACGCTGACCGGCGCGGCCCCCGAGACGATCGCCGCGATGTTCGAGGACTTCCGCAAATACCGCGTTCACGTCCACGGCATGACCCAGCTCCTGGGCCGCCTTCCTATGCCGGTGAAGCTGTCGCTGGTGCAGAACGCCTCGACTCTGGCCTCGACCGCGGGCTCGCAGTCCGCCATCACCCCGATCACCGCCGAATGGGGCGACCACCCCAGCCCCGAAGTCGTCGCTTCTCTGGACCGGTTCGAGCACTACATGTCACTGACCGTCGAAGGCCGCCGTGTCGGCCCCGTCCGCATCACCGGCCCGCACCTCGATGACGTCTTCGCCGACTACGCCCGCCCCCACGAGGCGGCGGCAGTGGAGCGCGCCGCCCAGGCCGCGGCGGGCGCCGCACCCCTTCCGCAGCTCACCGACCGGGCCGAAAAGCAGCTGACCCGTGTGACCCGCTTCGTCACCCGCCACGCCGCCGCGACCGGCCCGCGTACCCGGCCGGGCAAGAAGAAGAGGTATCAGCCGTGA
- a CDS encoding replication-relaxation family protein, giving the protein MSTPFESPPTGGRPSPGETLAHQLLAALAQHRIATTSQLHELLRPHARLQTLSAPLNKLRHEGLVDAAVLPASNRSRLWFLTREGARLTRDFPALRGRPPYPITTATAASLKTPHTLTVLRTHLAFVTDARQRGDEHGPWDWTPEVSHPLGDGERLIADALMHYTLTTDHQRTQLRAFIEVDRATMSSERLATKLIEYARLWTYEPQLVGRPRTRQPTPGPIWLRWYPVFPRILFVLTGASRTVLGNRISDLQAMAAEHPLVAALARQVPMGAAILDDLENPGPTGNVWKPLAGGKARPWTEL; this is encoded by the coding sequence GTGAGCACCCCCTTCGAGTCCCCGCCCACTGGAGGTCGGCCGAGTCCCGGCGAGACGCTGGCGCATCAGCTCCTGGCTGCGCTCGCCCAGCACCGCATCGCGACCACCTCTCAGCTCCATGAACTCCTCCGTCCCCACGCACGGCTGCAGACCCTCTCCGCGCCGCTGAACAAACTGCGCCACGAAGGCCTGGTGGATGCCGCGGTGCTGCCCGCCTCCAACCGGTCCCGCCTGTGGTTCCTCACCCGCGAAGGCGCCCGCCTCACCCGCGACTTCCCCGCCCTGCGCGGCCGGCCCCCCTACCCCATCACCACGGCGACAGCCGCCTCGCTCAAAACCCCGCACACCCTCACCGTCCTGCGCACCCACCTCGCCTTCGTCACCGACGCCCGACAGCGCGGCGACGAGCACGGCCCCTGGGACTGGACCCCCGAGGTCTCCCACCCCCTCGGCGACGGCGAGCGCCTCATCGCCGACGCCCTCATGCACTACACCCTCACCACAGACCACCAGCGCACCCAGCTCCGCGCGTTCATCGAAGTCGACCGGGCGACCATGAGCAGCGAGCGCCTCGCCACCAAACTCATCGAATACGCCCGCCTGTGGACGTACGAACCGCAACTCGTCGGCCGGCCCCGCACACGCCAGCCCACCCCGGGGCCGATATGGCTGCGCTGGTACCCCGTCTTCCCCCGCATCCTGTTCGTCCTGACCGGGGCCTCCCGTACCGTCCTCGGCAACCGCATCAGCGACCTGCAGGCCATGGCGGCCGAACACCCCCTCGTCGCCGCACTCGCCCGGCAGGTACCCATGGGCGCAGCCATCCTCGACGACCTCGAAAACCCAGGCCCCACCGGCAACGTCTGGAAGCCTCTCGCCGGGGGCAAAGCACGGCCGTGGACCGAGTTGTGA
- a CDS encoding conjugal transfer protein → MSSGMQQAPLSAAAAPMAGGARLEAMRRRVRLSRLALWGVIASGPVALAVAVASSAPTVKTATPASPAPSRSTTTAAYAAPAGFAQLFVGAWLRSTTSDPSSAQARLAQSMAPGVDLPESAGAQSAPASVTALRSAQRARGMWSVTVAAQYADGTVRYYAVPVAADASGSSFAVTGAPGVVAGPGRAAMAKSPYGVSVPAGDLTSAIGQFLGAYLTGAGEVERYLAPGVKLSAVSPAPFQGATVQRISAAETVAAAERVPADGTTVRVLAAVEARDRVGRWPLAYELALKARSGRWEITALDSGTAQDGGAR, encoded by the coding sequence ATGTCCTCTGGCATGCAGCAGGCCCCGCTGAGCGCGGCTGCTGCTCCGATGGCGGGGGGCGCGCGGCTGGAGGCGATGCGGCGGCGTGTCCGCCTCTCGCGCCTCGCCCTGTGGGGCGTTATAGCCTCCGGTCCCGTCGCCCTGGCGGTCGCCGTCGCCTCCAGCGCACCCACGGTGAAGACGGCCACCCCGGCGAGCCCCGCGCCGTCGCGCAGCACGACGACCGCCGCTTACGCGGCCCCAGCGGGCTTTGCGCAGCTGTTCGTCGGCGCGTGGCTGCGCAGCACGACGAGTGATCCGTCGAGTGCACAGGCGCGGCTTGCGCAGTCCATGGCGCCCGGCGTCGACTTGCCCGAGTCGGCGGGTGCGCAGTCGGCGCCCGCGTCGGTGACCGCGCTGCGCAGTGCGCAGCGCGCCAGGGGCATGTGGTCGGTGACGGTGGCCGCGCAGTACGCCGACGGCACGGTGCGCTACTACGCGGTCCCGGTTGCCGCCGATGCCTCAGGCTCCTCGTTCGCCGTGACCGGTGCGCCGGGTGTGGTGGCCGGACCGGGCCGGGCCGCGATGGCGAAGTCGCCGTACGGCGTGTCAGTCCCGGCCGGTGATCTGACTTCCGCCATCGGGCAGTTCCTCGGCGCCTACCTCACCGGGGCCGGCGAGGTCGAGCGTTACCTCGCACCGGGCGTGAAGTTGAGCGCTGTCTCCCCTGCCCCGTTCCAAGGGGCAACGGTGCAGCGGATATCCGCCGCCGAGACGGTAGCGGCAGCTGAGCGTGTTCCGGCGGACGGCACCACGGTCCGGGTCCTGGCGGCGGTGGAGGCCCGCGACCGCGTCGGCCGCTGGCCGCTGGCGTACGAACTGGCCCTCAAGGCCCGCTCTGGCCGCTGGGAGATCACGGCATTGGACTCCGGGACCGCCCAGGACGGGGGTGCCCGGTGA
- a CDS encoding methyltransferase domain-containing protein, whose translation MFEELPREGFLPDVVWQHHVATGTVTAVDRSVEPARWTAAADSADPLVTQWDDGTHQGLEQGRTASSSASAPSVVAAMLKDLDVRPGQRVLEVGTGTGWNAALLAQRLGAGAVTTIEVDPALADMARMSLERHGLGGVSVVRGDGFAGYRPGAPYDRIVATCGVRTVPAAWLEQCRPGGRIVVPWGTPFTRLEATAQLTLSQDGQSASGLFTGLVQFMSLRAQRQTEPAYGDYVTAESREKAEQSTTTLTLNESFGAEWDIGRFVLGLLIPSCTVLFDSPQDGRRPVWLCGLGADRSWACVLFRDDGDEAPSTVYQYGDRRLWDEAERAHAWWRDHGEPGLGQLGLTVDCHGQHTWLRAPSEPLPAFAGRP comes from the coding sequence GTGTTCGAGGAACTGCCGCGGGAGGGGTTCCTGCCCGATGTGGTGTGGCAGCACCACGTGGCCACGGGCACGGTCACGGCGGTCGACCGGAGCGTGGAGCCGGCACGGTGGACTGCTGCGGCCGACTCCGCTGACCCGCTGGTGACGCAGTGGGACGACGGCACACACCAGGGGCTGGAGCAGGGGAGGACGGCGTCGTCATCGGCGTCCGCCCCCTCCGTCGTCGCCGCGATGCTGAAGGATCTCGATGTGCGGCCCGGCCAGCGAGTCCTGGAGGTCGGTACCGGCACGGGCTGGAATGCCGCACTCCTGGCGCAACGGCTCGGCGCCGGGGCGGTGACCACGATTGAGGTGGACCCGGCTCTCGCCGACATGGCCCGCATGTCGTTGGAGCGGCATGGTCTGGGTGGGGTGAGCGTGGTGCGCGGGGACGGCTTTGCCGGATACCGGCCCGGGGCACCGTATGACCGGATCGTCGCCACCTGCGGTGTACGGACCGTCCCGGCCGCCTGGCTGGAGCAGTGCCGGCCGGGCGGGCGGATCGTGGTGCCCTGGGGCACCCCCTTCACCCGCCTGGAGGCCACCGCCCAGCTAACCCTCTCCCAGGACGGCCAGAGCGCGAGCGGGCTGTTCACCGGCCTGGTGCAGTTCATGAGCCTGCGAGCCCAGCGCCAGACCGAACCCGCCTACGGGGACTATGTCACCGCCGAATCCCGGGAGAAGGCAGAACAGAGCACCACCACGCTCACGCTGAACGAGAGCTTCGGAGCAGAGTGGGACATCGGCCGGTTCGTCCTCGGCCTCCTCATCCCCTCCTGCACGGTCCTCTTCGACTCACCGCAAGACGGCCGCCGTCCGGTATGGCTGTGCGGACTCGGCGCGGACCGGTCGTGGGCCTGTGTCCTCTTCCGCGACGACGGCGACGAAGCACCGTCCACGGTCTACCAGTACGGCGACCGCCGGCTGTGGGATGAGGCCGAGCGCGCTCATGCCTGGTGGCGCGACCACGGCGAGCCGGGCCTCGGCCAGCTCGGCCTGACCGTTGACTGCCACGGCCAGCACACGTGGCTGCGAGCCCCGAGTGAGCCTCTGCCCGCCTTCGCTGGCCGTCCCTGA
- a CDS encoding class I SAM-dependent methyltransferase translates to MTDEQERVQPSGVWATAVGVARVRALESERENALFRDPLAQAFATAGGLGPSSPPLPDEAAHLRRLAVSHSIVIRTKFLDDLLQQACASGVRQVVLLGAGMDSRAFRMDWPKGTRLFEVDTAAPLDFKASILRQEQAVARCERITVAVDLREDWAAALAAAGHDPAVPTVWIAEGLLIYLPEEAVELLLARISAHSAPGSRMGLTLSPRGVIERFRADAEPGSAASMWLSEMPDDPVDWLAGHGWEATSHTLRERAAAYGRPITTPPQSEERPGGLISAVRR, encoded by the coding sequence GTGACTGATGAGCAGGAGCGGGTGCAGCCGTCGGGAGTGTGGGCCACGGCGGTGGGGGTGGCCAGGGTGCGGGCTTTGGAGAGCGAGCGGGAGAACGCGCTGTTCCGCGACCCGCTGGCACAGGCCTTCGCCACCGCCGGCGGCCTGGGGCCCTCCTCGCCGCCGCTGCCCGACGAGGCCGCGCACCTGCGCCGACTGGCCGTGTCGCACTCCATCGTCATCAGGACGAAGTTCCTCGACGACCTGTTGCAGCAGGCCTGTGCGTCCGGGGTCCGCCAGGTCGTGCTGCTCGGCGCCGGCATGGACAGCCGGGCCTTCCGGATGGACTGGCCCAAGGGCACCCGGCTGTTCGAGGTCGACACCGCCGCCCCACTCGACTTCAAGGCTTCGATACTGCGCCAGGAGCAGGCCGTCGCACGCTGCGAGCGGATCACCGTCGCGGTGGATCTGCGCGAGGACTGGGCAGCCGCGCTGGCCGCCGCAGGACACGACCCTGCGGTGCCGACCGTATGGATCGCCGAAGGACTGCTGATCTACCTCCCCGAGGAAGCGGTGGAACTGCTGCTGGCCCGGATCAGCGCGCACTCGGCGCCGGGCAGCCGGATGGGGCTGACGCTGAGCCCGCGCGGCGTGATCGAGCGCTTCCGCGCGGACGCCGAGCCGGGATCGGCGGCGTCCATGTGGCTCTCGGAGATGCCCGACGACCCGGTGGACTGGCTGGCCGGGCACGGCTGGGAGGCCACCAGCCACACCCTGCGCGAGCGCGCCGCCGCCTACGGCCGCCCGATCACCACCCCGCCGCAGAGCGAGGAGCGCCCCGGCGGACTGATCTCGGCCGTCCGCCGGTAG